In Leptolyngbya sp. 'hensonii', the following are encoded in one genomic region:
- a CDS encoding glycosyltransferase family 4 protein, whose translation MLSSTFPYPPSRGGTEIRTFNLLKYLSQRHSVTLVTQTQAHTPEADVAALRNWVDELVLFPLPEEPTQGGWIGKVTRLAEVLLKTTPPNVLYRYSPALQQWVDDRVRVRQYDVITCEHSVNEAYIRPEFQQTVPTIVDVHSSVYGWTRNHLEMGASPNPFRDRLFLPILYRYEKRYCAKFSTIVVTTEDDRLQLQPFNATAPIEVIPNGVDLDLFPYRSPAKGRELVFVGAMDASHNIDAARFFSLEVLPQVRQHYPDATFTIVGARPTPEVEALGALPGVTVTGQVPSMVEYLHRAAVCVVPLRTGYGIKNKTLEAMAAGTPVVASDRGLEGLAVDSPLRALRANRVEDYGTAIGQLFENSELRSQLSQNGRALIEAEYTWERAGQRYEEALEQAALRTKQLV comes from the coding sequence ATGCTTTCGTCTACCTTTCCCTATCCGCCTAGCCGGGGGGGAACGGAAATCAGAACGTTTAACTTGCTCAAGTACCTGAGCCAGCGACATTCTGTCACTCTGGTGACCCAAACCCAGGCCCATACTCCGGAAGCCGATGTAGCCGCCCTCCGAAACTGGGTGGATGAACTGGTGCTGTTTCCCCTGCCTGAGGAGCCGACCCAGGGTGGATGGATAGGAAAGGTAACCCGTCTAGCCGAAGTATTGCTTAAAACGACACCGCCCAATGTGCTGTATCGCTATTCGCCTGCCTTGCAGCAATGGGTGGACGATCGCGTCCGGGTAAGACAGTACGATGTCATCACCTGCGAACATAGCGTCAACGAAGCCTATATTCGGCCAGAGTTCCAGCAAACGGTGCCCACGATCGTGGATGTGCACAGTTCCGTCTACGGATGGACTCGAAACCACCTGGAGATGGGGGCTTCCCCCAATCCCTTCCGCGATCGCCTGTTTCTGCCCATCCTCTATCGGTACGAGAAGCGCTACTGCGCCAAGTTCTCAACCATTGTGGTCACCACAGAAGACGATCGGCTCCAGTTGCAACCGTTTAATGCAACTGCACCGATCGAGGTCATTCCGAATGGCGTAGATCTGGACCTGTTTCCCTATCGCTCCCCGGCGAAGGGTCGGGAACTGGTGTTCGTCGGAGCGATGGATGCATCTCACAATATTGACGCAGCCCGCTTCTTCAGCCTGGAAGTGTTGCCACAAGTGCGTCAGCATTATCCGGATGCAACGTTCACTATCGTCGGAGCCCGCCCCACCCCGGAAGTGGAGGCCCTGGGAGCTTTGCCCGGAGTAACCGTGACTGGACAGGTGCCTTCCATGGTGGAATACTTGCACCGGGCTGCCGTCTGTGTCGTCCCCCTGCGAACGGGATATGGCATCAAGAATAAGACCCTGGAGGCCATGGCAGCCGGAACCCCTGTAGTGGCCAGTGATAGAGGTCTGGAAGGGTTAGCCGTGGACAGCCCCCTGCGGGCCTTACGGGCTAATCGGGTGGAGGACTATGGCACTGCGATCGGGCAATTGTTTGAAAATTCGGAGTTGAGGTCTCAGTTGTCTCAGAATGGTCGAGCCCTGATTGAAGCGGAATATACCTGGGAACGGGCTGGTCAACGCTATGAGGAGGCTCTAGAACAGGCTGCCCTGAGAACTAAACAACTGGTTTAA
- a CDS encoding response regulator — MATLWDNDRTGADCSSLNPTAELSSALSILHLIGITTSELKWAKPQNVQPLPFPAMQSPPLEAKPLILLAEDNEANSTTLASYLENQGYQLIIARNGVEAVAMTFAQKPQLVIMDIQMPEMDGLEAIRQIRQHPEFLTTPIIALTALAMPRDQEQCLAAGATEYLSKPVRLKELVVITRQLLADDLPETVSD, encoded by the coding sequence ATGGCAACCCTATGGGATAACGATCGGACTGGTGCTGATTGCTCCAGTCTTAACCCAACTGCTGAACTCAGTTCAGCTCTCTCCATACTTCACCTGATTGGTATTACAACGTCAGAACTGAAGTGGGCCAAACCGCAGAATGTTCAACCCTTACCTTTCCCAGCTATGCAGTCCCCACCTCTTGAGGCCAAGCCCTTGATTTTGCTGGCCGAAGACAACGAAGCCAACAGCACAACTCTGGCTAGCTATCTGGAAAATCAGGGATATCAACTCATCATTGCCAGAAATGGTGTGGAAGCTGTTGCCATGACCTTTGCCCAGAAACCTCAGTTAGTGATTATGGATATTCAAATGCCAGAAATGGATGGATTAGAGGCCATCCGGCAGATTCGGCAGCATCCAGAATTTCTTACAACACCGATTATTGCCCTGACTGCCCTGGCGATGCCTCGGGATCAGGAACAGTGTTTGGCAGCCGGGGCAACCGAGTATTTGAGCAAACCCGTTCGACTCAAAGAACTGGTTGTAATCACGCGGCAACTGCTCGCAGATGATCTACCTGAAACAGTCTCTGACTGA
- a CDS encoding diguanylate cyclase translates to MLPTNILIVEDELLIAHNLARSLKKLGYQIVDVVSSGDAAIQSAAIKKPDLVLMDIVIKGELDGIETAAKIRQSYDIPIVFITAYADDETLGRAAEVSAYGYILKPFKEKEVHIVIKMALSQYQEIKSTKHLAITDPLTQVANRRHFYALGEQEIRRSCRYGTSFSLLLIDLDHFKQINDTYGHGLGDEVLKATISAITHKLRKIDLVGRLGGDEFAIILPETSAAGGMAVAERLCHAITAVSLEHQSQSIKLSVSIGLTTYQIGDEKLEMILERADRALYEAKRQGRNRVAMIGTVSSES, encoded by the coding sequence ATGCTTCCGACTAATATCTTAATTGTTGAAGATGAATTACTAATCGCTCATAACCTGGCTCGATCGCTGAAGAAGCTGGGCTATCAAATTGTTGATGTTGTCTCTTCAGGAGATGCAGCTATCCAATCTGCTGCGATCAAAAAGCCGGATTTAGTGTTAATGGATATTGTGATTAAAGGAGAATTAGACGGCATAGAAACAGCAGCCAAAATTCGTCAGAGCTATGACATTCCAATTGTCTTTATCACGGCTTATGCAGATGACGAGACCTTAGGTCGGGCTGCAGAGGTTTCAGCCTATGGCTATATCCTGAAGCCCTTTAAGGAAAAAGAAGTTCATATTGTTATCAAGATGGCTTTAAGCCAATATCAAGAAATTAAATCTACGAAGCATCTGGCGATCACAGATCCTTTAACTCAGGTGGCAAATCGTCGCCATTTTTATGCATTGGGAGAGCAAGAAATCCGTCGATCCTGTCGTTATGGAACTTCATTTTCATTACTGTTAATAGACCTGGACCACTTCAAGCAAATTAATGATACCTATGGACATGGGTTAGGGGATGAAGTGCTCAAAGCTACAATCTCAGCAATTACCCATAAATTACGCAAGATCGATCTTGTGGGGCGTTTGGGTGGGGACGAGTTTGCAATTATCCTGCCTGAAACCAGTGCTGCGGGGGGCATGGCAGTGGCTGAACGCCTTTGCCATGCGATTACTGCAGTCTCTCTAGAACACCAGAGCCAGAGCATTAAATTGTCGGTCAGCATCGGCTTGACTACGTATCAAATCGGCGATGAGAAACTTGAAATGATTCTGGAACGAGCTGATAGAGCCCTTTATGAGGCGAAACGACAGGGTCGTAATCGGGTTGCCATGATTGGCACAGTTTCAAGTGAGAGCTAA
- a CDS encoding EAL domain-containing protein yields MQRTDKEQNFHKKTMMHEINVLIVEDELLIAQNLSRKLKRLGYQVLDIVSSGEAALKASAEKKPNLVLMDIVIKGEIDGIETATKIYRNYGIPVIYLTAYADDKTLQRAENTGSYGYVLKPFNERELHATIRMALQKHQQQVEILESLVTAEELSKNLQLSIQRAALKIGGSEQLVLENDLHFALENQELQVYYQPLVRLQDRQIVGAEALLRWQHPKRGMISPTTFIPIAEEAGIIGPIGEWILRKACAQAKSWQIRYPAPLKISVNLSVRQFNQEGLAKIVAQTLLETDLAPELLDLELTESLLVQDSMLVVRMIDELKSIGVQLAIDDFGTGYSSLSYLQHFPFDIVKIDRSFIRSITHNPGKIAIIQAIIRMAHGLNLKVIAEGVETEEELIFLCDNHCDLAQGYLFSPPVSAESFERFLLM; encoded by the coding sequence ATGCAAAGAACAGACAAGGAACAAAATTTTCACAAGAAAACTATGATGCATGAGATCAATGTTCTGATTGTTGAAGATGAATTATTAATTGCTCAAAATCTAAGTAGAAAACTTAAGAGATTGGGGTATCAGGTGTTGGATATCGTCTCCTCGGGAGAAGCAGCCTTGAAAGCTTCTGCTGAGAAGAAACCCAATTTGGTCTTGATGGATATTGTGATTAAAGGAGAGATAGATGGGATAGAAACAGCCACAAAAATTTATAGAAACTATGGTATTCCAGTGATCTACTTGACTGCTTATGCGGATGATAAAACATTGCAACGAGCGGAAAATACAGGTTCTTATGGTTATGTCCTGAAGCCTTTCAATGAGCGGGAACTGCATGCAACAATTAGAATGGCTCTGCAAAAGCATCAGCAACAAGTTGAGATTTTAGAGTCATTGGTAACAGCAGAAGAGCTAAGCAAAAATCTACAACTCTCGATCCAGAGAGCCGCTCTTAAAATCGGTGGTTCTGAACAACTGGTTCTGGAAAATGATTTGCATTTTGCTTTGGAAAATCAGGAGTTACAGGTTTACTATCAACCCTTAGTAAGGCTTCAGGATCGACAGATTGTAGGTGCAGAGGCCCTTCTACGCTGGCAGCATCCAAAACGTGGCATGATTTCACCCACCACGTTTATTCCGATTGCGGAAGAAGCAGGCATCATTGGGCCGATCGGGGAATGGATTTTGAGAAAAGCCTGTGCCCAGGCTAAATCGTGGCAAATCAGATATCCTGCGCCGCTCAAGATTTCAGTCAATTTATCAGTTCGTCAGTTTAATCAAGAGGGGCTAGCCAAAATTGTGGCTCAGACTCTGCTGGAGACGGATTTGGCACCTGAACTGCTGGATTTAGAATTAACAGAAAGTCTGCTAGTCCAGGATTCCATGTTAGTTGTTCGGATGATTGATGAGCTCAAGTCCATTGGGGTGCAACTTGCGATTGATGATTTTGGGACAGGATATTCTTCTCTGAGCTATTTGCAACACTTCCCGTTTGACATCGTTAAGATCGATCGCAGTTTTATCCGCAGCATTACCCACAACCCAGGCAAGATTGCGATTATCCAGGCCATTATTCGAATGGCTCATGGGCTGAATTTAAAGGTTATTGCTGAAGGTGTAGAAACTGAAGAAGAGCTGATATTTCTCTGTGACAATCATTGCGACCTGGCCCAAGGATATCTATTTAGTCCTCCCGTATCGGCAGAGTCTTTTGAAAGATTTTTGTTGATGTAG
- a CDS encoding histidine kinase dimerization/phosphoacceptor domain -containing protein, with protein sequence MAQFQVRANLIVPILQGHSQDQQLWGLLIVQHCEQPRSWLSWEIELLQKLTIQVGFAVQQSQLYGQLQVELSQREYTLRELQQAKEELQSSLQEKEILLKEIHHRVKNDLLVVSSLLEWQTDYIEDQRLIKMIGESQNRIQSMALIHEKLYQSQNLAQIDLGEYLATLMNQLLFSSSMNFERIQVHTDLDSIWLNIEMVMPCGLIVSELVSNVFEHAFPGQRTGHLWLSAKGTNRHITVVVRDDGIGCPDNFDAHTTESMGFQLICLLTQQLEGNIELFQDSGTTIELTFSELHYQQRV encoded by the coding sequence TTGGCACAGTTTCAAGTGAGAGCTAATCTTATTGTTCCGATTTTGCAGGGTCATTCGCAAGATCAACAGTTATGGGGGCTTCTGATTGTGCAGCACTGTGAGCAACCTCGTTCCTGGCTATCCTGGGAAATTGAACTGCTCCAGAAATTAACGATCCAGGTGGGCTTTGCAGTTCAACAATCCCAACTATATGGGCAATTGCAGGTAGAACTCAGCCAGCGAGAATATACCTTAAGAGAATTGCAACAGGCTAAAGAGGAACTCCAAAGCTCACTCCAAGAAAAAGAGATTTTATTAAAAGAGATTCATCATCGCGTTAAAAATGATTTGCTGGTTGTGTCTAGTCTTCTAGAGTGGCAGACGGATTATATTGAGGATCAGAGATTGATCAAAATGATTGGTGAAAGTCAAAATCGGATTCAATCTATGGCCTTGATTCATGAAAAGCTTTATCAATCCCAAAATTTGGCTCAAATCGATCTGGGTGAATATCTGGCAACTCTGATGAATCAATTATTGTTTTCTTCCAGTATGAACTTTGAAAGAATTCAGGTTCACACGGATTTGGACTCAATCTGGTTAAATATTGAAATGGTTATGCCCTGTGGATTAATTGTGAGCGAGCTGGTTTCCAATGTATTTGAGCATGCTTTTCCGGGGCAGCGAACCGGCCATCTTTGGTTGAGTGCAAAAGGAACAAATCGTCATATCACGGTTGTGGTTAGAGATGATGGCATTGGCTGTCCTGATAATTTTGATGCCCATACCACTGAGTCTATGGGGTTTCAATTGATCTGCTTACTCACCCAGCAATTAGAAGGAAATATTGAGCTTTTTCAAGATAGTGGAACCACGATCGAACTAACTTTTTCAGAGCTTCATTATCAACAAAGAGTTTGA
- a CDS encoding CBS domain-containing protein, translating to MTSGIFTAIDFATAIVRDPLLIGTNATVADAIALMSVGGTTCSYSCAVDSADQLLLAKSQTSCVLVVEAGQLVGIFTERDVIRLCTSGRPPAEVQITTVMTHPVLTLQETDLTDLFVPLQIFQRYRIRHLPVVDGQGQVLGLLTHDGLRQLLRPVDLLHLRLASEVMTSQVVQTQPETPLIEITRLMAEHQVSSVVIVTEQIEPGEPPSVSPIGIITERDIVQFLALELDFNQVHASTVMSTPVCAVPPQTSLWLIRSLMQERRINRVVVTDARGHLLGIVTQTSLLSALNPQEMYQLVETLEQKVTQLEAENLALLQARNTELEQQIQERTVKLQTQAERERLLAAIATQILASLDLSDVLNTTVTAVRSYLQCDRVLVYQFESDWSGIAVAESVGDGWRPSLHDRIEDPCFQENAAPLYGTGQKITIDNIYKANYPDCYLQLLAQYQVKANLVVPILVSGNLWGLLIGHHCRDFYCWQQTDLTLLDGIAVHLAIAIQRAIAYEQSQVELAEKRQAEAALKQSEAINRAILEAIPDLLVRLSPDGRHLSISSGGTVKVLYPDESQQASTIFDVLPLDLANQRLDHVHRALETQTLQIYEQEIEIGGELRYEEIRVVPNGTEEALVIIRDVTDRQRAEMALRQSEAQSHAILEAIPDFMFRLGADGRHRGRVTSYRALDVVPPEVDVSGQHISELLPAEAAERQLHFLRQTLETGELQIYEQQLQVGDRVQYEELRVIKSADDEALFMVRDITQRKQAEIALQELNRELEARVEERTAALRASEVQLRNLSDRLELAIHAGQIGIWEWDIVRDQVFWDDRMYELYGVQRSDFGNAYLAWLQAIHPDDPAAAETISEQARRGLREYNLEFRVIHGDGSIRFIQAHALIQRDAGGNPLRMIGINYDITERKQAEIQIQQANERLTLANAELSRATRLKDEFLANMSHELRTPLNAILGMSEGLQEEIFGPLNQRQLRAISTIESSGRHLLELINDILEVSKIEAGKLELEIASVSVNLLCESSLVFIKQQALQKNIQLQINFQPNLGDIAVDERRMRQVLLNLLNNAVKFTPAGGQVTLEVRSLHTMERTGINTPETGQDDQEVLAPGFWILFSVIDTGIGIAPEDLGNLFQPFVQIDSSLSRQYAGTGLGLTLVKQIVELHGGWVTVKSKVKQGSCFTVYLPQQSSRLSLSDPPIAAPGLVETDPSDLDRAGDTSLGIPEAIAAAPVILLAEDNRANIETISGYLKARGYQLILAHDGQAAIDLATRHTPDLILMDIQMPNLDGLEAIYQIRTQHQLVTVPIIALTALAMPGDREKCLDAGANDYLTKPVKLKQLESLIRQLLKHRCSSSE from the coding sequence ATGACCTCAGGGATTTTTACAGCGATTGATTTTGCTACTGCGATCGTCCGTGACCCGCTTCTGATCGGGACCAATGCCACCGTTGCAGATGCGATCGCTCTGATGAGTGTGGGAGGAACGACCTGCTCCTATAGTTGTGCCGTTGACTCGGCGGATCAACTCCTCTTGGCCAAATCCCAAACCAGTTGTGTGCTGGTTGTTGAAGCAGGGCAACTGGTTGGTATTTTTACAGAACGGGACGTGATCCGGTTGTGCACCTCAGGCCGCCCCCCAGCGGAGGTCCAGATCACGACGGTGATGACCCATCCCGTCCTGACCCTGCAAGAGACTGACCTCACGGATTTGTTTGTGCCGCTACAGATCTTCCAGCGCTACCGGATTCGCCATCTCCCGGTGGTGGATGGACAGGGTCAGGTGCTGGGGTTGCTCACCCATGATGGGTTGCGACAACTATTGCGCCCGGTTGATCTGTTGCACCTGCGGCTGGCCTCAGAGGTGATGACCTCCCAGGTGGTTCAAACACAGCCAGAGACACCATTGATTGAGATCACCCGGCTGATGGCGGAACATCAGGTCAGTTCTGTGGTGATTGTGACCGAGCAAATCGAGCCCGGTGAACCACCATCTGTGTCTCCGATCGGCATTATTACGGAACGGGATATTGTGCAGTTCCTGGCGCTGGAGCTGGACTTTAACCAGGTTCATGCCTCCACGGTGATGAGTACACCCGTTTGTGCCGTTCCCCCCCAGACCTCGCTGTGGTTGATCCGGTCCTTGATGCAGGAACGGCGGATTAATCGGGTGGTCGTGACGGATGCCCGGGGGCACTTGCTCGGCATTGTCACCCAGACCAGTCTCCTGAGTGCCTTGAATCCCCAGGAAATGTATCAACTGGTCGAAACCTTAGAACAAAAGGTCACCCAACTGGAAGCTGAGAATTTGGCTCTCTTGCAGGCCCGCAACACAGAGTTGGAGCAACAGATTCAGGAACGCACGGTAAAACTGCAGACCCAGGCCGAGCGAGAACGCCTGCTGGCTGCAATCGCCACCCAGATCCTGGCTTCCCTGGATTTATCGGATGTCCTGAATACGACAGTGACGGCGGTACGGTCCTACTTACAGTGTGATCGGGTGCTGGTCTACCAGTTTGAATCCGATTGGAGCGGCATTGCCGTAGCTGAGTCTGTGGGGGATGGCTGGAGGCCCTCCCTCCACGATCGGATTGAAGACCCCTGCTTTCAGGAAAATGCGGCTCCCCTTTACGGGACAGGACAGAAAATTACGATCGACAACATCTACAAAGCAAACTATCCCGACTGCTACCTGCAACTGCTGGCACAGTACCAGGTGAAAGCAAATCTGGTCGTGCCGATTCTGGTCTCTGGAAACCTGTGGGGCTTATTGATTGGACATCACTGTAGGGATTTCTATTGCTGGCAGCAGACGGACCTGACCCTGCTGGATGGGATTGCCGTTCATCTGGCGATCGCAATTCAACGGGCGATCGCCTATGAGCAGAGCCAGGTTGAATTGGCCGAAAAACGCCAGGCCGAAGCAGCCTTAAAACAGAGCGAAGCCATCAATCGGGCCATCCTGGAAGCCATCCCAGATTTACTGGTCCGATTGTCACCGGATGGGCGTCATTTAAGTATTTCCTCTGGGGGCACCGTCAAAGTGCTCTATCCCGACGAAAGTCAGCAAGCCAGTACCATCTTTGATGTTCTGCCGTTGGACCTGGCAAACCAGAGGCTTGACCATGTTCACCGGGCATTAGAGACGCAAACCCTCCAGATTTATGAACAGGAGATCGAGATTGGGGGGGAACTGCGCTACGAAGAGATCCGGGTTGTCCCCAACGGTACAGAGGAAGCTCTGGTGATTATCCGAGATGTCACCGATCGCCAACGGGCTGAAATGGCCTTGCGTCAGAGTGAGGCTCAGAGTCATGCCATTCTGGAGGCCATTCCCGATTTCATGTTTCGGTTGGGAGCGGATGGCCGACATCGGGGTCGGGTGACGAGCTATCGCGCCCTGGATGTGGTTCCGCCTGAGGTGGATGTCAGCGGCCAGCATATCTCAGAGTTACTACCAGCAGAAGCAGCAGAACGCCAACTGCACTTTTTACGGCAGACATTAGAGACTGGAGAACTACAAATTTACGAACAGCAACTCCAGGTGGGCGATCGAGTGCAGTATGAGGAACTCAGGGTGATTAAAAGTGCGGACGATGAAGCCCTGTTTATGGTGCGGGATATCACCCAGAGAAAGCAGGCCGAAATCGCTTTGCAGGAGCTTAACCGGGAACTTGAAGCCAGGGTGGAAGAACGGACGGCGGCCCTGAGAGCCAGCGAAGTCCAACTCCGTAACCTGTCCGATCGACTGGAACTGGCGATTCATGCTGGTCAGATTGGCATCTGGGAGTGGGATATTGTGCGTGATCAGGTGTTCTGGGATGACCGGATGTATGAACTCTATGGCGTTCAGCGCTCGGACTTTGGCAATGCCTATCTGGCTTGGCTCCAAGCAATTCATCCGGATGACCCGGCTGCTGCTGAAACCATCTCTGAACAGGCCCGCCGGGGATTGCGCGAATACAACCTGGAGTTTCGGGTGATCCATGGGGACGGCTCCATCCGCTTCATTCAGGCCCATGCCTTGATTCAGCGGGATGCCGGTGGTAACCCCCTCCGCATGATCGGGATTAACTATGACATCACCGAGCGTAAACAGGCTGAAATCCAGATTCAGCAGGCCAACGAGCGCTTAACCCTGGCCAATGCAGAACTCTCCCGAGCTACACGCCTCAAAGATGAGTTCCTGGCCAATATGAGTCATGAACTTCGCACTCCGCTCAATGCCATCCTGGGCATGTCAGAAGGGTTACAGGAAGAGATTTTTGGGCCACTCAATCAACGTCAGCTTCGAGCGATTTCGACGATTGAAAGTAGTGGTCGGCATCTACTGGAGTTAATTAATGACATCCTGGAAGTTTCAAAAATTGAAGCGGGTAAACTCGAACTGGAAATTGCCTCGGTTTCTGTAAACCTGCTCTGCGAATCCAGTCTGGTCTTCATCAAACAACAGGCTTTGCAGAAAAATATTCAACTGCAGATAAACTTCCAGCCTAATCTGGGAGATATTGCGGTGGATGAACGACGCATGCGCCAGGTCTTGCTCAATCTATTGAACAATGCAGTTAAGTTTACCCCAGCCGGAGGGCAGGTGACCCTAGAAGTCAGAAGCCTTCACACCATGGAAAGGACCGGAATTAACACACCAGAGACAGGGCAGGATGATCAGGAGGTTCTGGCTCCTGGCTTCTGGATTCTATTTTCTGTGATTGATACGGGAATTGGCATCGCACCTGAGGACTTGGGTAATCTTTTTCAACCCTTTGTCCAGATTGATAGTAGTCTGAGCCGACAGTATGCAGGGACTGGCCTGGGATTGACCCTGGTCAAGCAAATTGTCGAGCTCCATGGGGGCTGGGTTACGGTTAAGAGTAAGGTCAAACAGGGCAGTTGCTTTACGGTGTATTTGCCCCAGCAGAGTAGCAGATTGTCCCTGTCAGATCCCCCGATCGCAGCCCCAGGATTGGTCGAAACGGATCCATCTGACCTCGATCGGGCAGGAGACACCTCTCTTGGAATTCCTGAAGCGATAGCAGCCGCCCCAGTCATTTTACTGGCGGAGGACAATCGGGCCAATATTGAAACCATCTCTGGTTATTTGAAAGCTCGCGGCTATCAGCTCATTCTGGCCCATGATGGGCAGGCCGCGATCGATCTGGCAACCAGGCACACCCCCGATCTGATTCTGATGGATATCCAGATGCCCAATCTGGATGGGCTGGAAGCAATTTACCAGATCCGGACCCAGCATCAGTTAGTCACGGTTCCGATCATTGCGCTGACAGCATTGGCCATGCCGGGCGATCGGGAAAAGTGCCTGGATGCAGGGGCAAACGACTACCTGACCAAACCGGTGAAACTGAAACAGCTAGAGTCCCTCATCCGACAATTGCTGAAGCATCGCTGCTCCTCTTCGGAATGA
- a CDS encoding response regulator, whose translation MENISILIVEDELLIAHNLARMLKKLNYQVVDIVSSGEAAIEVAGEKKPDLVLMDIVIKGQINGIEAALKIQNQYGIPIIYITAYTDSATIRRARETGAYGFMVKPFKKEQLKGTIEVAMGHHQRVVEMLRLVQINPATSILDCDHFLSLAEKDFQLTVQANRNFSVSTTFSVLMMQVDWSNYTLEADDCLFSRALRDVVIKIASLMLHKLDYIGQLNSGEFIIFSPETSCDEMGVVAAQVRQAIADTPIALLGQRTQLTINIGMASYYSDDSSFEFILKRARQDLEKRKYA comes from the coding sequence ATGGAGAACATCAGTATCCTGATTGTTGAAGATGAACTTTTGATCGCACATAACCTGGCCAGGATGCTTAAAAAACTAAATTATCAGGTTGTGGATATTGTCTCTTCTGGAGAGGCAGCTATCGAGGTTGCTGGTGAAAAAAAACCTGATTTAGTCCTGATGGATATTGTGATTAAAGGCCAGATAAACGGGATTGAAGCAGCTCTGAAAATTCAGAACCAGTATGGAATTCCTATCATCTACATTACAGCCTATACCGATAGTGCAACAATTCGACGAGCCAGGGAAACTGGAGCCTACGGTTTTATGGTGAAGCCCTTTAAGAAGGAACAACTCAAGGGAACGATCGAAGTTGCTATGGGACATCATCAACGGGTCGTTGAGATGCTGAGACTGGTTCAGATAAATCCTGCAACTAGCATCCTGGATTGCGATCACTTCTTATCTCTGGCAGAGAAGGATTTTCAGTTGACGGTTCAGGCTAACCGGAACTTTTCGGTGTCTACGACCTTTTCAGTCCTGATGATGCAGGTGGATTGGTCAAATTACACGCTTGAAGCTGATGATTGTCTCTTCAGTAGGGCATTGCGGGATGTGGTTATAAAAATAGCCTCATTAATGTTGCATAAACTAGATTATATCGGTCAATTGAATTCGGGAGAATTCATCATTTTTTCCCCCGAAACGAGTTGTGATGAGATGGGGGTAGTGGCAGCGCAGGTGAGACAAGCGATCGCAGACACGCCTATTGCACTGCTAGGACAACGTACTCAACTGACGATTAATATTGGTATGGCCTCCTATTATTCTGATGATTCTAGTTTTGAATTCATATTAAAAAGAGCCAGACAGGATCTTGAAAAAAGGAAATATGCATAA